The Salvia miltiorrhiza cultivar Shanhuang (shh) chromosome 1, IMPLAD_Smil_shh, whole genome shotgun sequence genome has a window encoding:
- the LOC131023320 gene encoding uncharacterized protein LOC131023320 gives MGPGWFPLCREAGEDIDHLFWECAVARHVWSSLFSWFSLEGSSILDIDSFVIWAMRIPASKQVTNLWRVGAMSVFWSLWNLRNQVVFKEAPISAVRSKLLSWRRLVSV, from the coding sequence ATGGGTCCTGGGTGGTTCCCGCTCTGCAGAGAAGCTGGGGAGGACATTGATCACCTTTTTTGGGAGTGTGCGGTTGCTAGACATGTTTGGAGCTCCCTCTTCTCTTGGTTTAGTTTGGAGGGTTCTTCGATCTTAGATATTGATAGTTTTGTCATCTGGGCGATGAGGATACCTGCTAGCAAGCAGGTGACCAATCTCTGGCGTGTTGGTGCCATGTCTGTTTTTTGGAGTCTTTGGAATCTTCGGAACCAGGTGGTGTTTAAGGAGGCTCCTATTTCTGCAGTGAGGTCAAAGCTTTTATCCTGGAGGCGTCTCGTTTCAGTTTGA